In Nostoc sp. UHCC 0926, a single genomic region encodes these proteins:
- a CDS encoding DUF937 domain-containing protein, with the protein MGLFDQILGAVANPNQQGSLGQLGGIINTVQQLSDRTGTDPSTIQSVLSIVGGQVRSALQDKQATDGNEATQTLVNQYAGTSPNSEAVDSLFSPDTQQQVAEVAAQRTGLDAGIVQQLLPLAVPLVLKFLQSGANATNPQAGGNPVLNSFLDADGDGDVDIADAIQMASRYMKR; encoded by the coding sequence ATGGGACTTTTCGATCAAATTCTTGGTGCCGTCGCTAATCCCAATCAACAGGGCAGCTTAGGTCAACTGGGAGGTATTATTAACACTGTACAACAGTTGAGCGATCGCACTGGTACAGACCCGTCTACCATCCAATCAGTTTTGTCTATTGTGGGTGGTCAAGTACGTTCTGCTTTACAAGATAAGCAAGCCACAGATGGTAATGAAGCCACACAAACTCTAGTGAATCAATATGCTGGTACTTCACCTAACTCCGAAGCCGTCGATTCGCTGTTTTCTCCAGACACACAACAGCAGGTAGCTGAAGTTGCTGCCCAGCGCACTGGATTGGATGCTGGTATAGTTCAACAATTGCTACCTTTAGCAGTACCTTTGGTGCTAAAGTTTTTGCAATCAGGTGCCAATGCCACCAATCCCCAAGCTGGCGGCAATCCTGTACTGAATTCTTTCTTGGATGCTGACGGTGATGGTGATGTAGATATCGCTGATGCCATCCAAATGGCTAGTCGGTACATGAAACGATAA
- a CDS encoding pyridoxamine 5'-phosphate oxidase family protein produces MSKFFDCITDELQDFITAQHLFFVGSAPLSSTGHVNLSPKGLECFGILSPNRVGYVDLTGSGNETSAHLQENGRITFMFCAFEEPACILRLYGQGKTILPSSPDWDSLYSLFLPMPGARQIIVADIEQVQTSCGFGVPLYEYRGQRQTLVNWASKKGEEGVREFQQQRNLVSIDGLPTPLSEITPNLTKADFGA; encoded by the coding sequence ATGTCTAAGTTTTTTGACTGTATTACTGACGAACTGCAAGACTTTATTACTGCTCAACACCTTTTCTTTGTTGGCTCTGCACCTTTGAGTTCTACGGGTCATGTTAACCTCTCTCCTAAAGGTTTAGAATGCTTTGGCATCCTCTCTCCCAACCGAGTAGGTTACGTAGACCTTACAGGCAGTGGTAACGAAACATCAGCCCATTTGCAAGAAAATGGGCGGATAACCTTCATGTTTTGCGCCTTTGAGGAACCTGCGTGTATCCTGCGTCTTTACGGTCAAGGAAAGACGATTTTACCGAGTTCTCCAGACTGGGACTCCCTGTATTCTCTATTTTTGCCGATGCCTGGAGCTCGTCAAATTATCGTCGCTGATATTGAACAAGTACAGACTTCCTGTGGTTTTGGCGTACCACTCTATGAATATCGAGGTCAGCGCCAGACTCTAGTAAACTGGGCCAGTAAAAAAGGTGAAGAGGGAGTTCGAGAATTTCAACAGCAGAGAAATCTCGTCAGCATTGATGGTTTACCGACACCACTGAGTGAAATTACCCCAAATTTGACAAAAGCGGACTTTGGGGCATGA
- the arfB gene encoding alternative ribosome rescue aminoacyl-tRNA hydrolase ArfB, which yields MLQISNKVIIPQSEIEISAIRSQGAGGQNVNKVSTAIHLRFDIAASSLPDYYKQQLLKLNDRRITQEGVVVIKAQEHRSQESNRESALRRLQELIQSAVVVTIKRKPTKPTRSSQRKRLDYKTKRGQVKSNRGQVTDS from the coding sequence ATGCTGCAAATTTCCAACAAAGTTATTATCCCACAGAGTGAGATTGAAATTAGTGCGATTCGTTCGCAAGGAGCCGGAGGCCAAAATGTGAATAAGGTTTCTACTGCGATTCACTTGCGCTTCGATATTGCAGCTTCATCATTACCGGATTATTATAAACAACAGCTTTTAAAGCTGAATGATCGACGCATCACCCAGGAAGGAGTTGTCGTAATCAAAGCGCAGGAACACCGAAGCCAAGAGAGCAATCGGGAGTCAGCGTTGAGACGGCTTCAAGAACTTATTCAAAGCGCAGTTGTAGTGACGATAAAACGCAAACCCACGAAACCAACTCGCAGTTCTCAAAGAAAGCGCCTTGACTACAAAACTAAGCGCGGACAGGTTAAATCTAACAGAGGGCAGGTGACAGATTCTTGA
- a CDS encoding RNA-binding S4 domain-containing protein: protein MKKIRDNTIKLNQFLKLMGIVPTGGQAKLMIQGGDVQVNGMLETRRGRRLVPGDKVTIQGQTLEVNLNNNEDQDVVIDFAEQTE from the coding sequence ATGAAGAAAATCAGAGACAACACAATTAAGTTAAATCAATTTTTAAAGTTGATGGGTATAGTGCCAACTGGAGGGCAAGCCAAGCTGATGATTCAAGGTGGCGATGTCCAAGTAAACGGTATGCTGGAAACCCGACGAGGACGGCGACTAGTACCGGGTGATAAAGTGACAATACAAGGACAGACTTTAGAGGTGAATTTGAACAACAATGAAGACCAAGACGTAGTAATAGATTTTGCCGAACAAACCGAGTAA